The Pocillopora verrucosa isolate sample1 chromosome 9, ASM3666991v2, whole genome shotgun sequence genome includes the window GTGTGTCTACAACAAACGGGTGCCCCTTTATGATAATTATGACTACGGTTTAACTTTGTCTAATCGTCGACTACAGGACATTGCTATATTGATTTTTAAAGCTGTAAACAGCATGTAATCGGAAAATAAGCGACTTGTTTATCGTACGaaataatgtgaaaaacttAAGAGGCACCAACAAGCTCGTCGTCCCATGTAAGAATGCTACAACCTTTGGCTTAAAATCTATATCTTTATTGGTGCCAAAGTATTGAATTCCTTACTGGATGAACTACGCTCAACGACAATTCTTAAGGAATTTAGGAATGCTGTAAGAGAGCTACATTTGCAATGTACAGTCTATTAAGATCTTCTCGCTGTTATAATTTTTAAGAGTTAAGATTGTTTACTAACTTTAAGTAGTTGGAAAGTTAGTCATtagtcatttttcaatttttcgttagttttcttacttttttcgGCATATTAGCACGTACTGCCAGGGGCCTGATCAGCCTCATTAACCCgagctgaaataaaattacgtaCTTACTTACTTATTTCGCAGGTCTTTTTGTTAACGAAGAAAACTCCCATTTGCAACCTATGCAGATAGGTGAATGGCTGGATTTTTGTAATCAACACCAATACCACGACTTTTTAAATTCCAGAGAAGAAGGTGCTCAAGCTTAAAAATCTTCTGAGCACCGCAATCACGGACGAGTCGTCTTCGTATCGCGAATTTGCTAGAATAGCGGGCTCTATAATTTCGCTTTCCTTAGCAGTGGGTCCTATTTCGCGTCTTTTCACCTGACAAATGTACCTAGCGATCGAGTCTCGATCAGGATGGGATCGCACCTTTCGTTTCCTTGCAGCACTTTTGAAAGAGTTGAAATCCTGATATTCGAACATCGGTTCATTTAATGGTTACTCTCTTCGACCTCCGCCTGACACGTCTACCGTCATATTCTCTGATGCAAGCGATGTCGCCTTTCGCGGGTTTTCAGCATCGTTAGACGGTTTAGCGGTCACCGGTATGTTCACGTTTGATGACCTCGGTCAAAGCTCTACTTTCCATGAGCTGAAAGCTATCTACTATGTGTTATTGTCCTTCGCGGGCCAGCTTACGCACCAGAGGGTAAAAGTTTTCACTGATAATCAGAGAGCTTCCAGAATAGTGTCCATAGGTAGTTCTAAAGTTCGCCTCTAGTTGGTTACAttatctttatttcagttttgttctgCACGGGATATATCCCTCGAATCATGGTGGATTCCCAGATCGCTGAATGAGAAGGCTGATCAGCTCAGTAGGTTTTGCGATAAAGATGAATCCATCTGTTTTCCGGCTAGTGAATCGGTCGCAATCGACCGTTTTGCAACGTAGGACAATGCTTAGCTCCCAAGATTTAACTCGAAGTTCGCTTCTCCTGGTTCCAGTGGGGTGAACGCCTTGGTGCAAGACTGGAGTGGTGAGAACAATTATATTGGATTTGTCCCTTAGTCAGCCTCGTGGTCGATTCCGTCCGTCATCTGACATCATATGTTAGTCGCACAACCCTGATCATTGCAGAATGGCTCTCGTCgtatttttggccttttttatGCCAGGGATGTCAGTTTAAGCCTTTCGTGGTAGAAGTTTTTGCCCTCCCGGCGATGAGCAACCTTTTGCTAGAAGGGCCAGGACAGAAGCAAATTTATAATCACATGCGTTAGTCTTTCGCGGTTGCCCAAAATTCAGAATGTTATAGCTTTACGCTTAGATTTTCAGCGAGTTTCTTTTCTATATCCGCGTAGCATAGCACGCCTTAATTGGCATAGAAAAGGAAGCTCACTCTTCCAGAGCAGCCAAAAGAGCCTTTATTCGCAGATAGGTCCCCAATAGGTTTTTCGGGATCCGGGATTGGGCTGGATAAGAGGGgagcgagatgcgggattgCTATCATGAGCGGAAATCTATCTTCTCAGTCCACGAAAAGCACCAGCCGAACAGGCTCTCTAGCATTCAGGAGGCGGTCGGGCTGTTCAGTGACACTCTTTGAGTTATTGTGCggcaatgaaaattatatcagaagcgAAGTTGCCAATTAACCAAAATTCCTCAAAGGCCCAAAGGGTAACAAGGCATCTAGGACTGCTGCGTCAGTTGACATGCTTAACGGCCTCGAAAACCCCCACGGTGTTAGATTATccaagaaactttggaaatgcagcAAAAGATAGCTGAAAGGGGACAACCCGTTGGGCGGTgtactattttacaaatccaaattcttggtatCCTCTACTTGAACGTGCCATGATCCTGTCGGCCATACCAGCAATTCAACTGTTACCACCTCTACAGGTGACAGTACAGAGCATATAGAAGATAAGGGATTGGGCGTAAACATTTATTGCAGCAGTGCGTCAGCGCTCTGTCGGACAAGAAACAACGGTGGCAATAGCTGGAGCTCCCTCTTTGTAcctctatcagagagaaatttaGCGCGGCGAACCGGTCAGCCTCGAACGCTCTGACTTCGAGGAACAGCAAGAAAACAGCAGGAAACAAGGCGAAAAGGAAGATGAAATATTATCGGACGATTCCCCGTGTGATGATGGTgacattccatctttggaacGAGAGGCTGATTTTTACCTTGGAAGATGAAAATCAGCTTCGAAAGAAGTATTCGCTTCAACTGCAGTGTTAAGGCTGTCATGCCTTTGCCACCGGAGATTGATTCGCTATAACTTTGATTCGTGTTAAACCGCAACAATGACGTTACTGTTTGTCCGTTAGGGACGTGATCTTTTAAGTTCCACCCAGAACCGCATTTTAGTTGGTTGTCTTGCTTTGGGCTAATGATAAGACGTGTTTATCGGAAGAGCGCCTTTTTGCCCACCTTATCTCGAAGTTCGTTTTGGTTAAACTCTTAAAAGCGGGACTGTTATGCAAGTgcctttgttccttttttttgtgcttgtcTAAATATCTAGTATTTTGGTAGTTTCGCCTagtttttacacaattttcCTTATCGCTCGCTTTCGCAACCTTGTAGCACGTGGCTTACGTTGTTCACGCTTCGTTAGAACGCTACACGTTTTTCCCACTTGGCTATTAGTTTTTGTTAGAGTTCGTTTTCAAGCAGTGttcctttatcctttttttttaatttagctcACCTTCTTCCTTACTGCGTTAAATAAAACGATTCAAGGCTTGTGCGCAAAATATATCCTCGCTTCATAGCGTGTTTTCATTTGCGAAACTCATAGTTGTCGTCGAAAAGTTGCTTCGCTTGTGTCGGCCGCTACAAGCAGAATTGTGTTCAATTGAGTCTTCTTTATCTTCCTTGTTATGAAACTATGGGATTGCCgtcatctttttttgttttatgcacttgttgacattgttattcgtttctttgataccgACCTGTCTGTGTTAATACGTTTGTCTGTGATCAAAGTTTAACGGAAGGAAGTCGTTACCGTGACTAGCGTACGTTATTCGGGAAAAACTATCAAAACTTCTAAAATAAACGATATCATCATCCTTGTTCGATATCATTAGCTTTGTTCGTCGTATGTTTGAGGCTAAGTCTCGCGAATATTTCTACTCTAGCAAATAGGTTTCCGTAACTACGCTAAGACATGATTTTAAAAAGCACATAGAACCTTTCGTGGACGACGTTTCCAAGTTAGGTATGCATAGTATTAAGTCTGTTGCCGCGTTCAACCCCGCTTACGGGCGTATTCCAGGCGACCTATTGGATATACACGCGGGGGGAAGTGTCCTTCTTCAAAGAGTAGATGTATTAAGCACACAGAACACATATCCAGcttattattacaaaatgtagatttctagaattttctagaaaattcttTCATGCTCCTTAAAGTAGCGGTGATATAGATAATTTATCAATTTCCAGCTTTTTCTAGTATATTCCAGATTTTCAAGACTTTTTCAGCATTTATTCCAGGTTTTTCAGGTGTTTACTTCATGATGATTCACTCTGACTAATGACTATAATAACTTTTACTTgccatttaaccatttcaattaatttattagaTGTATAAAACAAGGCTAAGCCCGTAATTTACCATGAATCTTACCAGGCTTTATGTTTGTAGAATTCACATGCCCAACAAAAACAAGAATCATGTCTTTTTTTGCCAGCAATACCCTgaacaaatttctttgaaattctaTGAATTATCCAAAATATGTTACATATTAAAGTCTTTTCTTTGTTGCTATGACTGTCCTGAACTAAAATAACATTGtcttttttgataaaaaaaaaacaaggacaATAAATGTTTCTCATAGCTCTCTCTGTTCTTGTCCTCTGCATTtggccttgttttctttatttgctctgGCCTTCTTTAGAACCAGGCCAAGGTCCTTTCTCACAGATGACCTTGTAGCTGCAGTGAATCCTTTCCTTAGCACAATAcctgtaaaaaggaaaaagcaaatgaaagcAGTTCAAGTAAAAAGCATGTTACATTTGAAACTGTATAGTGCAAAACATAAATTATACAAAGGAACTCTTGCTGAAAgaactttaattatttttaatcacaTGTTAATTACTGAATTTGTAATTGCTGAATTTAAACCAGTAAATAGATGCAGTCAGCTTACATGTGTGTATCCTTGTTGCCACCCAATTCAGATTATGTGGTGATTCATTCAGGAGGCTGCAATTGTTCTGTTTGTAGATACTCCCTTGCACTCCGTTCCATGcgacaaattgcacaatctattaACTGCACCCTCTCAAATGAATCTTCAGGTAATTTATATTGAGTGGCAAAAAGGCTGTAAACACATACATGTAAGCTGGTTTGCCTATGTTATTTGAAGTGCAAATGTAATTGGAAATGTTGACCATTTCACAGCATGTAATATGACAGTATGTATGTGCAGTATTTTGACATGTGGCCATAACGATgagaacttttctttcagcttctGTCAATGTCTGGTgcatatatttttaaacaaaagtcaAGGAAATGCTGCCAAGACCTGTGACACAAAACCACAAATTCTAATTAAccaatttaaatgttttgaatttaGCAAAGATATTGGGGTAACTATTAGCCAATTTCTAACAAAAGATGTTACTTTTATCAGGGAGACCTAGTTACATGCTTGAGAGACCAGGAGATCCATTCTGTATTTAGGACAGTTAGCACATACAGGTGTAtagaaataattaaagaaatacacCTTTAAAAATTAACTCACCTTCTAAAATGCTCCACCTTGATGGACTCAGGCCTGGTCTTGCTTCATAATCTTTATTGCACTGTAAGCCAGTAACTGATGAATTCTGCAGTTCCTCACTTGAGAACAGCTGCCTTGCTGGTGCCTCCACAGCTGACTTTGCATCGGTAGCATCCTCTATTAACTTGACCAATGTATCATGGCAACAGTTTTGACATGAAAAGACATTAACAAGAGAGCATAGACATAAAGCCAAGAATGAAAAGAACCTTCAAAATCGAAAAACCTGTTTGAAGTCAAAATTCATAAGATTTATGTTTTAACGAGCATTGATGTGGAGACCAAACCAAGGAATTCGAAAGAAAACGGGTTTACCAAGCATTTGTTGCACTTCATGACGAAAGTCAATGCAATTGAGAAAAATACTGGGTGTATAAACTCACCAAATATTGCAAGAACATGCCCCTGAAACAACATGGGTCTCTTTGTCGCCGGATCCGTTCCTTGCAGTGAACATTCATCTTCTTCTCTCACACTGAAGGGATCGCAAGCGATGATCTTCGAGGAACTCTGCGCCTCCACTCCCCACGATTCCCAGTCAACAACAACGTACTTGTACTTGAGCATTTTCggaaatcaaaactaaacagAACTCAGCTGAACAGGTTGAGATTTCAAGTTAAAACGCACGCCAAGGACGATCACGGTAAAACACGGGGAGATATGAATGTCACAGCGCGAACAGACGCTTCCAAATTCAAATCTGGCGGGGCTTTTGCTTTGATCGTATCGAAAAGCTGCGGTCACTCCAAAGTCGGCGATAAATATCACAATCTGGGATGAGTCGAAAATGACCATGTTTGTTTAGTGAATGCCGACgaatttcaccgctgaccaggGGATTGCTGAAACGACAGCTTTTCCGCGATCGCTGTGGACTGTATCCTAAAGAGaattacttttctttctgaCAACCTCAACAGTAGGTGTGTGGCAAGGGCTCCGAAATGCTGCGGTCATTGTCgataaagttgtttttaattaacaaaaaggTGAGtcatttacttatttatcaTTGTACTTGTAGTGTTAAGTATCTTTCTGCAAAGATTGCTCTTCATAACGTGAGGCCTGACAAAGGCAACTATTCTCAAGGTGTCAATGGTAGTCACAATGTGACTCACAATGTGACTCACAATGTGACTCACAATTGTTCATTCTTAAGAAAAATTTGGACTAAAACACAAACAGGAAGACAACAGAAacaatcaattttaattttatcttgtaTTTTCATTGGTGTAAATGCCCTTATACGATTTTCTTATTCAAAACTCAGCAGTGAACAGGATAGACTTTTTCACAATTCCCAGCGCCATATTGAACATGCAACCGCGCACACGTgagaacgaggctggggttgactcgTATTAAATCTCTGTTTGCGCTTTGATTGAAATTCATACGTGGACAGTAAAATTGTTcgttttttaaggaaaatggatggtcctagccgaaatgtcgataaagctaatttttctctcaaaaagaagagaaagcagCGTGCCGCTTTTGgtttttcaaatacattttatggtcccaatggtttgcctacgagctttcacttcttcaagtttatgcacagaggcatgtatttttgctaagtatttatcgttctatacttatcttattctctgtgaatAATGGATGAGGATAACTATCgttgcaaaattagtacaaattttGTATTAGgtacctgaattgttttaagttcaatagagtttttttttattccggcAGTGAGTCAATAAGTTCAGTACTGCTCACCTGTTTACTAcatggcttgcctaaaacacTCCTAGTAGAGAAACTCTTgaaaagtaattgcttttaataaaataaccaagacactgcatctttcaaattttcacttattatggcaGAACCAGAAAACTAGCACAAATTTGgtagcaattgtgacaaaagcagttttcagtagttgtttttgttttttatgatagTATAATAATCCACTATGGATGCCACATGAAACtctcatgaaatattttgtgtgctttatgtatcaatcaatttgatgcttcaaattgaaaaaaaagaaaaagtgagtttcaccaactaaaagagttctcaACTCAAAGATGATCTatgacactaaattttattattcacaaaacTGTCTTCATAATAAAGAGTTTGATATAAATCTCGCAAAATTAATTTCTCA containing:
- the LOC131786194 gene encoding uncharacterized protein, which translates into the protein MLKYKYVVVDWESWGVEAQSSSKIIACDPFSVREEDECSLQGTDPATKRPMLFQGHVLAIFEDATDAKSAVEAPARQLFSSEELQNSSVTGLQCNKDYEARPGLSPSRWSILEGIVLRKGFTAATRSSVRKDLGLVLKKARANKENKAKCRGQEQREL